One genomic region from Populus nigra chromosome 8, ddPopNigr1.1, whole genome shotgun sequence encodes:
- the LOC133701797 gene encoding trihelix transcription factor ASIL2-like, protein MEDDDEIQSHSNTTEYSSPSPPPPNGRITVSAPAAVHPQPAPPPPQQNNKNRLALVLPTRPKVNGGGGGGGGREDCWSEGATAVLIDAWGERYLELSRGNLKQKHWKEVAEIVSSREDYSKSSKTDIQCKNRIDTVKKKYKLEKAKIASGGGPSGWPFFDPLDRLIGSTARIPVVGNGNVCGKIPTRVRSGSRRGGVNQYHFRNQNVKIRILKHEEDEDDEEEGEEEEGGAESDDSFPPMKKRRVVVERKVRGKVGKEKRGGGWGNSIRMLTQAMVKFGEAYEQAESAKLQQVVEMEKTRMEFVKELELQRMQFFMQTQMGISQLKNARRGGNDTSNHYHHQYHRHHTAASLLNFSKGLSGVHL, encoded by the exons ATGGAAGACGACGATGAGATACAGTCACACTCAAACACCACCGAATATTCCTCAccgtcaccaccaccaccgaaCGGAAGAATCACCGTATCTGCTCCCGCCGCCGTGCATCCACAGCCGGCACCACCGCCACCGCAACAGAACAACAAGAACCGCTTAGCACTTGTTTTGCCGACGAGGCCGAAAGTGAACggaggcggaggaggaggaggaggaagagaggACTGCTGGAGCGAAGGAGCAACGGCGGTGTTGATCGACGCCTGGGGAGAAAGGTACTTAGAGCTAAGCAGAGGGAATTTGAAGCAGAAGCATTGGAAGGAGGTAGCGGAAATTGTAAGTAGTAGAGAGGATTATTCTAAGTCTTCGAAAACTGATATTCAATGTAAGAATAGAATTGATACCGTGAAGAAAAAGTATAAATTGGAAAAAGCTAAAATTGCTTCAGGTGGAGGGCCGAGTGGTTGGCCTTTTTTTGATCCTTTGGATAGATTAATTGGCTCCACAGCGAGGATTCCTGTTGTTGGAAATGGTAATGTGTGTGGTAAAATTCCTACTAGGGTTCGTAGTGGTAGTAGGAGGGGTGGTGTGAATCAGTATCATTTTCGGAATCAGAATGTGAAAATTCGGATTCTGAAACACGAGgaggatgaggatgatgagGAGGAGGGTGAGGAAGAGGAGGGGGGTGCGGAATCGGATGATAGTTTTCCGCCGatgaagaagaggagagtgGTGGTGGAGAGGAAAGTGAGGGGGAAAGTGGGGAAGGAAAAAAGAGGAGGAGGGTGGGGGAATTCGATCAGGATGTTGACGCAAGCAATGGTGAAGTTTGGGGAAGCCTATGAGCAAGCTGAGAGTGCCAAGTTGCAGCAAGTGGTGGAGATGGAGAAGACGAGGATGGAGTTCGTGAAAGAGTTGGAGTTGCAAAGGATGCAGTTTTTTATGCAGACACAGATGGGGATTTCGCAGTTGAAGAACGCGAGAAGGGGAGGGAATGATACCAGTAATCATTACCATCATCAATACCATCGTCATCATACTG CGGCATCTTTACTCAATTTCAGCAAGGGATTGTCTGGTGTTCATCTATAA